A portion of the Natronococcus sp. AD-5 genome contains these proteins:
- the gdhB gene encoding glutamate dehydrogenase GdhB — MSSQQRSTPPTADAPTSETAESETALETARGQLHRATTHLELDDTVLERLEHPAKVHEVTLPLERDDGSVEMFTGYRAQHDSVRGPFKGGLRYHPAVTRDECVGLAMWMTWKCAVMDLPFGGAKGGIVVDPKSLSDDEKERLTRRFAQEIREVIGPTKDIPAPDMGTDPQTMAWLMDAYSMQEGETIPGVVTGKPPAIGGSYGREEAPGRSVAIVTRETCAYYGSPLEETTVAVQGFGSVGANAARLLEEWGATVVAVSDVNGAVYDPAGVDVAAIPSHDEEPEAVTGNADGTRISNAELLELDADVLIPAAVGNVLTEDNADDVRADLVVEGANGPTTFAADSILAERGIHVLPDILANAGGVTVSYFEWLQDINRRKWSAERVNEELEAEIVGAWNDLREEVETRDVSWRDAAYVVALSRIAAAHEARGLWP; from the coding sequence ATGAGCTCACAGCAGCGTTCTACCCCACCTACAGCCGACGCGCCGACCTCGGAGACCGCCGAGTCGGAGACGGCGCTCGAGACCGCACGCGGACAGCTGCATCGCGCCACGACCCACCTGGAACTCGACGATACCGTTCTCGAGCGGCTCGAGCACCCGGCGAAGGTCCACGAGGTGACGCTTCCCCTCGAGCGCGACGACGGCTCGGTCGAGATGTTCACGGGCTACCGCGCCCAGCACGACAGCGTCCGCGGCCCGTTCAAGGGCGGACTGCGGTACCATCCGGCGGTCACGCGCGACGAGTGCGTGGGGCTCGCGATGTGGATGACCTGGAAGTGCGCCGTTATGGATCTCCCCTTCGGCGGCGCGAAAGGCGGAATCGTCGTCGATCCCAAATCGCTGAGCGACGACGAGAAGGAGCGGCTCACCCGCCGGTTCGCCCAGGAAATCCGAGAGGTGATCGGGCCGACCAAAGACATCCCCGCCCCGGACATGGGAACCGATCCGCAGACGATGGCCTGGCTGATGGACGCCTACAGCATGCAGGAGGGGGAGACGATTCCCGGCGTCGTCACCGGTAAACCCCCCGCCATCGGCGGCAGCTACGGCCGCGAGGAAGCCCCCGGTCGCAGCGTCGCCATCGTCACGCGCGAGACCTGCGCGTACTACGGTTCGCCCCTCGAAGAAACGACCGTCGCCGTCCAGGGGTTCGGGAGCGTCGGCGCGAACGCCGCCCGCCTGCTCGAGGAGTGGGGCGCGACCGTCGTCGCCGTCAGCGACGTCAACGGCGCCGTCTACGACCCCGCCGGGGTCGACGTGGCCGCGATCCCCTCCCACGACGAAGAGCCCGAGGCGGTCACCGGAAACGCCGACGGCACCCGGATCTCGAACGCGGAGCTCCTGGAGCTCGACGCGGACGTGTTGATCCCCGCCGCGGTCGGCAACGTCCTCACCGAGGACAACGCCGACGACGTGCGGGCCGACCTCGTCGTCGAGGGAGCCAACGGGCCGACGACGTTCGCCGCCGACTCGATCCTCGCCGAGCGCGGAATCCACGTGCTGCCGGACATCCTCGCCAACGCCGGCGGGGTGACGGTGAGCTACTTCGAGTGGCTCCAGGACATCAACCGCCGGAAGTGGAGCGCGGAGCGAGTCAACGAGGAACTCGAGGCCGAGATCGTCGGTGCCTGGAACGACCTCCGCGAGGAAGTCGAGACGCGGGACGTCTCCTGGCGGGACGCGGCCTACGTCGTCGCGCTCTCGCGGATCGCCGCCGCGCACGAGGCGCGCGGGCTCTGGCCCTGA
- a CDS encoding ERCC4 domain-containing protein, with translation MRVAVTVDDREPARLIEAVRSHADVSDVAIDRLPAGDLVIGSVAVERKTPRDYVNGVMGRAGPNLHEQLERLVATYDHAYVLLEGDFTDLESLRTGVEPAAIRGSIASITARQAVPVIPCTDRRRLVDFAVRLGRKHAEEPSRRPLPVGSVPSRREPTTKQMYGCIEGIGPELAATLYEAYPTVAELLEASVSDLERIDGVGETRARAIHAAFHGADR, from the coding sequence ATGCGCGTTGCGGTTACCGTCGACGATCGGGAACCCGCCCGACTGATCGAGGCCGTCCGGAGCCACGCCGACGTCTCGGACGTCGCGATCGATCGGCTCCCCGCCGGCGATCTCGTCATCGGATCGGTCGCAGTCGAGCGGAAAACGCCCCGAGATTACGTCAACGGCGTCATGGGTCGCGCCGGCCCCAATCTCCACGAGCAACTCGAGCGACTGGTCGCGACCTACGACCACGCCTACGTCCTCCTCGAGGGGGACTTCACCGATCTCGAGTCCTTGCGGACGGGCGTCGAACCGGCCGCGATCCGGGGCTCGATAGCCTCGATCACGGCCCGGCAGGCGGTTCCGGTCATCCCCTGTACGGATCGGCGGCGGCTCGTCGACTTCGCGGTCCGTCTCGGACGCAAGCACGCGGAGGAGCCCTCCCGGCGACCGCTCCCCGTCGGGTCGGTGCCGAGCCGTCGCGAACCGACGACGAAGCAGATGTACGGCTGCATCGAGGGGATCGGACCCGAACTCGCGGCGACGCTGTACGAGGCGTATCCGACCGTCGCGGAGTTACTCGAGGCGAGCGTCTCCGACCTCGAGCGGATCGACGGCGTCGGCGAGACGCGAGCACGGGCGATCCACGCCGCGTTTCACGGTGCTGACCGGTAG
- a CDS encoding rubrerythrin-like domain-containing protein, whose translation MKDVELDPSEESTYECFNCGTVVRASAPGACPDCGADMRNRQTPLE comes from the coding sequence ATGAAAGACGTTGAACTCGACCCGAGCGAGGAATCGACCTACGAGTGCTTCAACTGCGGGACCGTCGTGCGGGCGTCGGCGCCGGGCGCCTGTCCCGACTGCGGCGCCGACATGCGTAATCGTCAGACGCCGCTCGAGTGA
- a CDS encoding bacterio-opsin activator domain-containing protein, whose protein sequence is MAPERTRDDARLLVVEPASAGEKTATITERAREVDADVRSVASAQAALESLEPNATDCVVSAHELGTADGLDLLETIRDREPDLPVVLAPANGDETLAGDAIAAGVTEYVPRERRDSLGAAIERAISQGRADRIAQERARQFESIFEDPDTYSWVLEPDGRVRRTNAGALEAIDGTESDVRGRPFWTLPWWERTEDGGEAIRTAVERAANGTVAHRELTRTAPPGAAERDRIDAEGARTFEVTVRPVRDETGAVVSLFAQATDVTERVRLEAELRESEELHRVTLNNMTDTVLITDDDGAFTYVCPNVHFIFGYTDDEIREMGSIDDLLAPELFDREELAEEGVLTNIECTATDKAGREHTLLVNVREVSIQDGTILYSCRDVTKRKRREEALTALHRTARASLYAETDREIADRIVADGTDVLDLEASAAFRFDTDENVLRPVASSPGMDRLHGPLPTRRANDESIPGQVFVEGEPRFFADVHESPTLSNRTTDLRSAGFVPLGDHGVFVAGSPEADAFDDVSRELTDLLAATAEAALDRVERERTLRERDRELKRRNRQLTRLNQVNEIIREIDAALVKAETRDEIERAVCERLTTAERFAFAWIGTVDAAGERLESNAHDGAGRGQEYLDGASFSLADATEPAARTAATREVTVVSNVVDRLHDEPWRKVALSRDYQSAIGVPLAYDEFTYGVLTVYADRPDAFDETTRAVLAELGETIASAIAAVERKRALLTDSRTRLEFDVNDDGFVFARLARRADCVLSFDGGVRQHDDRISVFVTVDGAPVADVATAAADLVAVEDVRVISDERSGDEPGGTVLLELAQPFLALRLADHGVVLRRIEATPEGAQLVVDVPSAVNPSGSVDVVSNAFADVELRSKRTVERTSPRDLHSELVDRLTERQLEVVQMAYYGGYFESPRERSGEDVAETLDISPAAFYRHIRSVQRSLFAALFEEAGLPADVAPGVE, encoded by the coding sequence ATGGCTCCCGAACGGACTCGCGACGACGCCCGTCTTCTCGTCGTCGAACCCGCCTCTGCGGGCGAGAAGACGGCCACGATCACGGAGCGAGCACGCGAGGTCGACGCCGACGTGCGCTCGGTCGCGAGCGCGCAGGCGGCGCTCGAGTCCCTCGAGCCGAACGCGACCGATTGCGTCGTGAGCGCTCACGAACTGGGGACGGCGGACGGCCTCGACCTGCTCGAGACGATTCGAGACCGCGAACCGGACCTGCCGGTCGTGCTCGCGCCGGCGAACGGCGACGAGACCCTCGCCGGCGACGCGATCGCCGCGGGCGTCACCGAGTACGTGCCCCGCGAGCGCCGGGACTCGCTCGGCGCGGCGATCGAGCGCGCGATCTCGCAGGGCCGGGCGGACCGAATCGCGCAGGAGCGCGCCCGCCAGTTCGAGTCCATCTTCGAGGATCCGGACACGTACTCGTGGGTGCTCGAGCCCGACGGACGCGTTCGCCGGACGAACGCGGGTGCCCTCGAGGCGATCGACGGGACCGAGAGCGACGTTCGGGGCCGTCCGTTCTGGACGCTTCCCTGGTGGGAACGCACCGAAGACGGAGGGGAGGCGATTCGGACCGCGGTCGAGCGGGCGGCGAACGGAACGGTCGCACACCGAGAGCTGACCCGGACGGCGCCGCCGGGGGCTGCCGAACGCGACCGGATCGACGCGGAGGGGGCGCGGACGTTCGAGGTAACGGTACGGCCGGTGCGAGACGAGACCGGAGCGGTCGTCTCGCTGTTCGCCCAGGCGACCGACGTCACCGAGCGCGTCCGGCTCGAGGCGGAGCTTCGGGAGTCCGAGGAACTCCACCGGGTGACGCTCAACAACATGACCGACACCGTCCTCATCACCGACGACGACGGCGCGTTCACCTACGTCTGTCCGAACGTCCACTTCATCTTCGGCTACACCGACGACGAGATCCGCGAGATGGGATCGATCGACGACCTGCTCGCGCCGGAGCTGTTCGACCGCGAGGAACTCGCCGAGGAGGGCGTCCTGACGAACATCGAGTGTACGGCGACGGACAAGGCGGGACGGGAGCACACCCTGCTGGTCAACGTCCGCGAGGTGTCGATTCAGGACGGGACGATCCTCTACAGCTGCCGCGACGTCACCAAGCGCAAGCGCCGCGAGGAGGCGCTGACGGCGCTCCACCGGACCGCTCGAGCATCGCTCTACGCGGAAACGGACCGCGAAATCGCCGACCGCATCGTCGCGGACGGCACGGACGTGCTCGACCTGGAGGCCAGCGCGGCCTTCCGCTTCGACACCGACGAGAACGTGTTGCGACCGGTCGCGTCCTCGCCCGGGATGGACCGGCTGCACGGACCGCTGCCGACCAGACGAGCGAACGACGAGAGCATCCCGGGCCAGGTCTTCGTCGAGGGCGAGCCCCGATTCTTCGCGGACGTCCACGAGTCGCCGACGCTGTCGAATCGGACCACGGACCTCCGAAGCGCCGGCTTCGTGCCCCTGGGAGATCACGGCGTCTTCGTCGCCGGCTCGCCCGAGGCCGACGCCTTCGACGACGTCTCGAGAGAGCTGACCGACCTGCTGGCGGCGACGGCGGAGGCGGCGCTCGATCGAGTCGAACGGGAACGGACCCTGCGCGAACGCGACCGGGAGCTCAAGCGCCGGAACCGCCAGCTCACCCGGCTCAACCAGGTGAACGAGATCATTAGGGAGATCGACGCCGCGCTGGTCAAGGCGGAGACGCGCGACGAGATCGAACGCGCCGTCTGCGAGCGGCTCACGACGGCCGAGCGCTTCGCCTTCGCCTGGATCGGCACGGTCGACGCCGCCGGCGAGCGCCTCGAGTCGAACGCCCACGACGGCGCCGGTCGGGGCCAGGAGTACCTCGACGGCGCCTCGTTCTCGCTCGCGGACGCGACCGAACCCGCGGCCCGGACGGCGGCCACGCGCGAGGTGACCGTGGTCTCGAACGTCGTCGACCGCCTCCACGACGAGCCGTGGCGAAAGGTCGCGCTCTCGCGGGATTACCAGTCGGCGATCGGCGTCCCGCTCGCGTACGACGAGTTCACCTACGGCGTCCTGACGGTGTACGCCGACCGGCCCGACGCGTTCGACGAGACCACGCGCGCGGTCCTCGCGGAACTCGGCGAGACGATCGCCTCCGCGATCGCCGCGGTCGAGCGCAAGCGCGCGCTGCTGACCGACTCGCGGACGCGCCTCGAGTTCGACGTGAACGACGACGGCTTCGTCTTCGCGCGCCTCGCGCGCCGGGCCGACTGCGTGCTCTCGTTCGACGGCGGCGTCCGCCAGCACGACGACCGGATCTCCGTGTTCGTGACGGTCGACGGTGCGCCGGTGGCCGACGTCGCGACCGCCGCCGCCGACCTCGTCGCCGTCGAGGACGTTCGGGTCATCAGCGACGAGCGAAGCGGCGACGAGCCCGGCGGGACGGTGCTCCTCGAGCTCGCCCAGCCGTTTCTGGCGCTCCGGCTCGCGGATCACGGGGTCGTCCTGCGCCGCATCGAGGCGACGCCGGAGGGCGCACAGCTCGTCGTCGACGTCCCGAGCGCCGTCAACCCGAGCGGCAGCGTCGACGTCGTCTCGAACGCCTTCGCGGACGTCGAACTCCGGTCGAAACGGACCGTGGAACGGACCTCGCCTCGCGACCTGCACTCGGAGCTGGTCGACCGGCTGACGGAGCGACAGCTCGAGGTCGTCCAGATGGCCTACTACGGCGGCTACTTCGAATCCCCGCGCGAGCGATCCGGCGAGGACGTCGCGGAGACGCTCGACATCTCCCCGGCCGCGTTCTACCGCCACATTAGGAGCGTCCAGCGTTCGCTCTTCGCGGCCCTGTTCGAGGAGGCCGGGCTCCCGGCCGACGTCGCACCAGGGGTTGAATAG
- a CDS encoding phosphoribosyltransferase, with amino-acid sequence MFADRTDAGDQLAAELERRGLEANIVLGIPRGALPVARPVADALEADLDVVVARKMGAPSNPELAIGAVASDGSVWRNEELIDRLGISEGYLEDVRDEEAENARQKADRYRETSGLPDLEGKRVVVVDDGVATGATATACLRQVRDSGAEHVALAVPVGSPDSIETLKREADDVISLQTPASFRAVGQFYRNFGQVSDEEAIEYLEGSDR; translated from the coding sequence ATGTTCGCGGATCGAACCGACGCCGGCGACCAGCTCGCAGCGGAACTCGAGCGCCGCGGGCTCGAGGCCAATATCGTCCTCGGGATTCCGCGCGGCGCGTTACCGGTGGCTCGACCGGTCGCCGACGCGCTCGAGGCCGACCTCGACGTCGTCGTCGCGAGGAAGATGGGCGCGCCGAGCAACCCCGAACTGGCGATCGGCGCGGTCGCGAGCGACGGCAGCGTCTGGCGAAACGAGGAGCTCATCGACCGACTGGGAATCTCGGAGGGGTACCTCGAAGACGTCCGCGACGAGGAGGCCGAGAACGCCCGGCAGAAAGCCGATCGATACCGCGAGACGTCGGGCCTGCCCGATCTCGAGGGGAAGCGCGTCGTCGTCGTCGACGACGGCGTCGCGACCGGCGCGACCGCGACCGCCTGCCTCCGGCAGGTGCGAGATTCCGGGGCCGAGCACGTCGCGCTCGCGGTTCCCGTGGGGTCGCCCGACTCGATCGAGACGCTGAAGCGCGAAGCCGACGACGTGATCTCGCTTCAGACCCCCGCGAGCTTCCGGGCGGTCGGGCAGTTCTATCGAAACTTCGGGCAGGTGAGCGACGAGGAGGCGATCGAGTACCTCGAGGGGAGCGATCGGTAG
- a CDS encoding NAD(P)H-hydrate dehydratase, whose amino-acid sequence MGRLQRTLSNISEESDTDNGRVGIVGGSIDYPNQPALVGRSALRTGSDHVRALVTEHIYEIVAIHDPNLLASYYTGERFDEDARERARDVGEWADALVIGPGLVDAETAAVRKTIDDVDVPVVVDALAVEPALEADLSNAVLTPSGSEDDPIYDEHGSLEAFTEETGAVITLTGDVDEIVADGARTENETGTSALTVAGTGDTMAGIIASLLGQGMDREDAAELGAWILGKSGELATAEYGPGVLATDVIDRIPDTIR is encoded by the coding sequence ATGGGACGACTTCAGCGAACGCTCTCGAACATCTCCGAGGAGTCCGATACGGACAACGGACGCGTCGGGATCGTCGGCGGCAGCATCGACTACCCGAACCAGCCCGCGCTCGTCGGACGCTCGGCGCTACGAACCGGCTCGGACCACGTCCGGGCGCTGGTCACCGAACACATCTACGAGATCGTCGCGATCCACGATCCGAACCTGCTCGCGAGTTACTACACCGGCGAACGATTCGACGAGGACGCACGCGAGCGCGCCCGCGACGTCGGCGAGTGGGCGGACGCGCTCGTCATCGGTCCCGGCCTGGTCGACGCGGAAACGGCGGCCGTGCGGAAGACGATCGACGACGTCGACGTTCCGGTCGTCGTCGACGCGCTCGCGGTCGAACCCGCGCTCGAGGCCGACCTCTCGAACGCGGTGCTCACGCCGAGCGGCTCCGAGGACGATCCGATCTACGACGAGCACGGTTCGCTCGAGGCTTTCACCGAGGAGACGGGCGCGGTCATCACGCTGACCGGCGACGTCGACGAGATCGTCGCCGACGGCGCGCGGACGGAGAACGAGACGGGGACGTCGGCGCTGACCGTCGCCGGGACGGGCGACACGATGGCCGGCATCATCGCTTCGCTGCTCGGCCAGGGGATGGACCGCGAGGACGCCGCGGAACTCGGCGCCTGGATCCTCGGCAAGAGCGGCGAACTCGCGACGGCCGAGTACGGGCCGGGCGTCCTCGCGACGGACGTCATCGACCGGATCCCGGACACGATCCGATGA